In Candidatus Cohnella colombiensis, one DNA window encodes the following:
- a CDS encoding Crp/Fnr family transcriptional regulator, with the protein MKDILYKYMSRWTNLNKEDQQAIVNEIRIENFKRGTVLLKQGDAPTKCYFILKGCVRQYSIDVEGNEVTSNFYTEEQTIAIFNHHKPDKSSDYTFTCIEDSVMVVGELDTEKDMYNKHPQLESMTRRMIEENFSQVQEEFAAFIASSPEERFKMLQMKRPSLIDRVPQHQLASYLGMTPESLSRIKKRIYQDPH; encoded by the coding sequence ATGAAAGATATTTTATACAAGTACATGTCGAGATGGACTAACCTTAACAAAGAAGATCAGCAAGCTATTGTGAACGAGATCCGTATTGAAAATTTTAAAAGGGGAACCGTTCTTCTTAAACAAGGTGATGCTCCTACAAAATGTTATTTCATCCTGAAGGGTTGCGTAAGGCAGTATTCTATCGATGTAGAGGGAAATGAAGTCACATCCAATTTCTACACCGAAGAGCAAACCATCGCCATTTTCAATCATCACAAACCAGACAAGTCGTCCGATTACACCTTTACGTGCATTGAAGATTCGGTAATGGTCGTTGGCGAACTTGATACGGAAAAGGACATGTACAACAAACACCCTCAATTGGAATCGATGACTCGCAGGATGATTGAGGAGAACTTTAGCCAGGTCCAAGAGGAATTCGCTGCTTTTATCGCTTCTTCGCCTGAAGAACGCTTCAAGATGCTGCAAATGAAACGCCCATCTCTCATCGACCGGGTACCTCAACATCAATTGGCCAGTTATCTTGGCATGACTCCAGAGTCACTAAGCAGAATTAAGAAGAGAATCTACCAAGACCCCCACTGA
- a CDS encoding SDR family NAD(P)-dependent oxidoreductase has product MGLAKLDAKVVIISRSAESAKAALKDISEATGNSKGDWVVADLSLQSSIREVSDVIKRKYDQLHVLVNACGAIYFNKELTAEGIDRMFAVNVQSHYLLTNRLLDILQESGSARVITVSGNPRFMKNPVINFEDIQMEDQYSVMRAANQSLFAKTLFASNWQSVWKERE; this is encoded by the coding sequence ATGGGACTAGCCAAACTTGATGCCAAGGTCGTGATCATCAGCAGAAGTGCGGAGAGTGCAAAAGCTGCATTAAAGGATATTTCGGAAGCTACAGGCAACAGCAAGGGAGATTGGGTGGTGGCGGACCTTTCCCTACAGTCATCGATCCGGGAAGTCAGCGACGTGATCAAGCGGAAATACGATCAATTGCATGTGCTTGTTAATGCTTGTGGTGCAATTTATTTTAATAAGGAATTGACGGCAGAAGGGATTGATCGTATGTTTGCAGTCAATGTGCAAAGTCATTATCTGCTGACTAACCGGCTGCTCGACATCCTCCAAGAAAGCGGATCTGCACGCGTTATCACAGTGTCGGGCAACCCTAGATTTATGAAGAATCCCGTCATTAACTTCGAGGATATTCAAATGGAGGACCAGTATAGCGTGATGCGTGCAGCCAACCAGTCGCTGTTCGCCAAGACGCTGTTTGCTTCGAATTGGCAAAGCGTATGGAAGGAACGGGAGTAA
- a CDS encoding NAD(P)-dependent alcohol dehydrogenase yields the protein MRAMVQIAYGSPEVIIPQEISKPSPENKEILIRIHATKVGPSDCAFLKGDPSMIKLMYGWSKPKYAIGGCELAGEIEAVGKEVTRFKVGDRILGMSVKNFGAYAEYKCLSEESPLAVIPDNITFEEAVGICDGGATALTFLRDKAKLRKGQKVLINGASGAVGIYAVQLAKYYGAEVTAVCSAGNEGLVRKAGADFIIDYTQMDFTKADKAYDVVFDAVGKRSFSACKRVLTTKGIYLTTAPKMSIIIQMMWTSLFKGKRAIFAAAGLMQNKANLAFLMELARNGIMNAVIDCQYPLELLPDAHKYVETERKKGNVIITF from the coding sequence ATGAGAGCCATGGTACAAATCGCGTATGGTTCACCGGAAGTGATTATCCCGCAAGAAATTTCAAAACCGTCTCCTGAAAACAAGGAAATTCTCATACGTATCCATGCTACCAAAGTAGGGCCTTCGGACTGCGCTTTTCTCAAGGGCGATCCATCTATGATTAAATTGATGTACGGATGGTCCAAACCGAAATATGCAATTGGAGGATGCGAATTAGCCGGTGAGATCGAAGCGGTCGGTAAAGAAGTAACCCGTTTTAAAGTAGGGGATCGCATATTGGGAATGAGCGTCAAAAACTTCGGTGCTTATGCCGAGTACAAGTGTCTTTCTGAAGAGAGCCCCCTTGCAGTTATACCAGACAACATCACCTTTGAAGAAGCCGTCGGCATCTGTGACGGGGGTGCCACCGCATTGACGTTTCTAAGAGATAAGGCAAAGTTGCGGAAGGGACAGAAAGTGCTGATTAATGGTGCCTCGGGCGCTGTCGGCATCTATGCTGTGCAACTAGCCAAATACTATGGTGCGGAAGTCACCGCTGTTTGCTCTGCAGGCAACGAAGGTCTAGTAAGAAAAGCAGGGGCAGATTTCATAATTGATTATACCCAGATGGATTTCACGAAGGCGGACAAAGCATATGATGTCGTGTTTGATGCTGTAGGCAAACGCTCCTTCTCGGCATGCAAGCGTGTACTTACGACCAAGGGAATTTATCTGACTACCGCACCCAAGATGTCTATCATTATACAGATGATGTGGACATCCCTGTTTAAAGGCAAACGGGCTATTTTTGCAGCAGCTGGCCTTATGCAAAACAAAGCCAATTTGGCGTTTCTCATGGAACTCGCAAGAAATGGGATAATGAACGCCGTGATCGATTGTCAATATCCTTTGGAGCTCCTGCCTGATGCCCACAAATATGTAGAGACCGAACGTAAAAAAGGTAACGTGATTATTACGTTCTAA
- a CDS encoding PIG-L family deacetylase, whose translation MIFGGAQLIQESGWLVICVTNGNNMLRRKEFQKVMKKVHAEFEMWEYEDKWGGDFDQLRLKSDLAEVLARKPISKVVTHNLKGEYGHTQHIAISKIVHELVDHNIYVFETSERKLEEKVLTEKQLLLECYESQDIEWLKPYICYETIKRVR comes from the coding sequence ATGATATTTGGCGGAGCGCAGCTCATACAAGAGAGTGGATGGCTGGTCATTTGTGTGACAAACGGAAACAACATGCTCAGACGCAAGGAATTCCAGAAAGTAATGAAGAAGGTTCATGCGGAATTTGAAATGTGGGAGTATGAAGATAAATGGGGTGGCGATTTTGATCAGCTTCGTTTGAAGTCAGATCTAGCCGAGGTGCTTGCACGGAAACCGATATCAAAAGTGGTCACTCATAACTTAAAAGGGGAATATGGACACACACAACACATCGCGATATCCAAAATTGTTCATGAATTGGTGGATCACAATATCTACGTATTCGAAACATCGGAAAGAAAATTAGAAGAAAAAGTATTAACAGAGAAACAGTTGCTGTTAGAATGCTATGAAAGTCAGGATATTGAATGGTTAAAACCATATATTTGTTATGAAACCATAAAGCGAGTAAGGTAA